CAATGCCGCCACAACGGGTTTGGGCATCTTCCGAATCGACAGGATCAGCCGGGTCAGCGACTTTAGGATGTCCTCACCTTCTGGTTTTTCTTTTGTCAGACCTAGTAAATCATCAATGCCTTTCACATCCGCGCCCGCGCAGAACGCTCGACCTTCTCCGGTGAAAATGACGGCGCGAACGTTTTCGTCCAAAGCCACATTCTCGGAGATCTCGAGCAGCTCTTTCAACATAGGGATGTTGAAAGCGTTAAATGCATCGGGACGGTTCAACGTGATCGTTGCTACCTGCCCGATCGTTCCAAATCGAACATTCGTATATGACATGGTCTTCTCCCTTTTTCCGTTATCCGTGCCTATTCCTTGTCGGAATAATGCGTTCGCGTAAAAGATCCGCTTACAAACAGCCGCACGGGGTTACTCTTCGTTCCCTGCGCGGGTACACCGCGTTTGCTTTTATTCGGCGAATCGTCTTTCGCCGAGTCATGGATCCCGGTTTCTAAAGGGTCAAAACGTGGACCGCCCCCACGCGCGGCGAGCGGTCCACAGCGGCCTCTCACAATCGATTGCGAGAATGGTTCTATCAGATGGAGCGTTCCTGTCCCTTCCAGTAGGGTTCCCGGATGAGGCGCTTGAGCACCTTGCCGGTTGCGGTCCGCGGAAAGTCATCTCTGAATTCCACACTGCGGGGCCGCTTATAGCCGGCCAGGTGTTTCTTGCAGTGTTCGAGGACCTCCTGCTCGGTCAGACTCGCACCTTCCTTTCGGATGACCAGCGCTTTCACCTCCTCGCCAAAATCGGGATGAGGCACACCGATTACCGCCACTTCGCTGACGCTCGGCAGATTCATGATCACTTCTTCGATCTCGGCAGGGTACACATTCTCTCCACCGCTGATGATCATGTCGTGCTTCCGGTCCGCCAGATAGTAGTACCCCTCGTCATCGACATAAGCGATGTCCCCGGCTGTGGCCCATTCGCCGTGGATCGCGTCCCTCGTCTTATCGGGATCTTTGTAGTACCCGATGAAGGCCGATCGGGCCTTGGCCCATAGAGTTCCCTGCTTGAAGGGTTCCTTGACCTCATTGCCCTCTTCGTCAAGCAGTTTGATTTCGATTCCCGGGTTGGGAAGGCCGATACTCCGGACCTTGCGCCGCTGGTCCTTGTGTCGAAGCGTCGTAAGCGCCCCGGTTTCCGTGGAGCCGTATCCTTCGCTGAAACGGGCGTTTCTGAAAAACTCGAGGGCCGCTTCCTTGGTCTTGGTCAACAAAGGCGCGCTCGACGATCCGAGACTGGACAGGGAGGACATATCGTACTTAGCCTTGAGCGCTTCCGGAAGTTCCAGGATCCGGCTGATCATGGTGGGCACCATGGACGTGGTCGTCACCTTTTCATCAGTGATCAGTTGCAGCACTTTTTCAGGATCGAATCTTCCGGAAGGCATGATCACGTTGGTTCCACCGCACCAAAACGTGATGAGGGTAGCCCATACGCTGTTGGAATGGCAAATGGGGATAATGGCAAGCAACACCCGCTGGGTCAGATCGATATGCTCTTTACCCGCCGTACGAACGAACACGTTTTTGATGATGTCCAGAATTCCCCTTTGGGTGTTCATGGCGCCCTTGGGAAATCCCGTGGTTCCGGACGTGTACCCGAAGAAGAATATATCCTCCTCGCTGATGGCCGCATCCGAAGGTTCGTGCCCCGGTTGACCTTCCAGCAGCTCTTCGTAGTTCTTGAAACCTTCCGGCGTTTTGTCTTTCGGCGCCACTACGAAAATGTTCTCCTTTTTCACATTGTTCAGAGAATCAATCTCCAGTTTGTCGAACAGCTCCAATCCCACAATGACTCCGGTGGAATCGGAATTGTTGACTACGTAAGAGATTTCGGAAGGTACCAGACGGAAGTTCACCGGTACACTGATGACCCCGATACGCGCCAAGCCATGATAAATCTCCAGGAATTCAGTATTGTTGTACATGATGATGGAAACTTTATCCTGCCTCTTGAATCCCCGCGCTTTCATGGCATGCGCAAGTTGGTTCGCCCGTGTGTTCAGTTCAAGATAACTGACTCGCTTTCCTTCATACACCGCGGCGGCCTTATCAGGATATTGCCATGAGTTCAATCGTAATCCATCCGCTACGTTCACCACTGCCTCCGCTATTGATTTGTTTTCTTCGTTAAATCCGACAAATTCCTTCGCTAACGCAATTGAGACTTGTCTTTGGGATAACAAAAATAGCCGTCATGATAAGGCGGTACAAACATATACCCCTGCGAACCGTCATTCCATTGAACGACACCGTGAGTGCAAGGTCCGTTCTTCGTCGTGAAGGGCCTCAGTTTCCTTCTGAGCACCTGTTCGAGGACACGGCCCAGGGCGAGGTAACGCGGAAGATCCACACCGGTTTCAATGCCTACTTCGTCGAGCATAACCAGCACATCTTCACTCGAGCAGTTTCCAACGTCCACACCGTCCGTGTACAGCGGTCCCGTGCCTTTTCCCACCATGTTGTCCACGATAAACGACGGCTGTCCGCCAAGCGCGCCCAGGGACGCTTCCACCAGAATAGCTCCTCCGAGTACGGAGGCAAATGTATTTGCCACTCCCATACCTCGGGTGTCGTGGAAATGTGCGATACGGTACTGGGCTTCGCCGTCATACTTGCCGAACTCATCCACGAGTCGACACATGTATTCATAGGAACGAACCGGATTGCTTTCACCGGTGGTGTCGCACGGTGTGAAATCCCGTATCCCGACATCCAAACCCCACTTGATCAGGTCGACGGTATTCTGAATGGGAACCGGTCCGTCACAGGGCGAACCGTATACGCATGCAATGGCCATGTCCAGATGGATTCCCACCGACTGGCAGGTCTTCAGCATGTCAAGGATTTCCGGCTTGTACTCGTCTCTCGTACGTCCCGAGTTACGCTTTCCGTGCAGGTCCGCCGCGGAAATGGTGAAAGCAAGCGAATCAATCGGATCGCCCTTTTGCTTTACCGCCGCTGCGCGCTCGGCCGCCTTTCGGGTCATTCCGTACGATTTGTAATGAACGCCTTCCACTCGTTTCAAACCGGCATGCACCGCTTCCGCGTCCGAAGACTGAGGGAGCAACTTCGGATGGGAGAAGTTGGTTACTTCCACCTGCTTATAGCCACAAGTGATGAACTCGTTGATGAACCAGATTTTCGTTTCCGTCGGCAAAAAGGTATCCAGATCCTGGATACCGTCTCGGGCGAATAGTTCCAGCACGTCCACTTTCTTGGGCAAGTTGCCCTTAAGATCCAACTTCATAAAAAAACCTCCCTATGTATAAGGTACTTAACCGGATCATATGGGAAGATTATCATGCTTCTTCTCCGGCATACGATCCCGTTTATTTTGCAAAGCTTCCAAAGCCTTTATCAGCTTGACCCGAGTCTGTTCGGGAAAAATCACCTCGTCCACGTACCCGTGCATGGCAGCCTGGTAGGGCGTGGCGAACTTGGACCGGTATTCCTCGATCAGTTCCAGCTCTTTCTGCTCCGGATTTTCCGCGCTCTGGATCTCTTTTCGAAATACGATGCCCACAGCGCCTTCCGGTCCCATCACCGCGATTTCTGCCGTCGGATAGGCAAAATTGATATCCCCCCACAAGTGTTTACTGCTCATGACGATGTAAGCGCCACCGTAGGCTTTTCTGGTGATCACGGTTATTTTTGGCACCGTGGCCTCACAGTAAGCATAGATCAGTTTTGCGCCGTGCTTGATAATTCCACCGTATTCCTGCTGAGTGCCGGGGAGAAATCCCGGAACGTCTGTAAACGTGATGATCGGAATATTGAAACAATCGCAGAAACGGACAAATCGGGCGCCCTTGACCGAGGCGTTGATATCCAGACAACCGGCCGCCACATTGGGCTGATTGGCCAGAATGCCCACCGCGTGCCCGTTCAAACGAGCGAATCCCACAATCATATTGCGCGCGTAATGCTTGTGGACTTCAAAGAAATGTTGCCCGTCCGCCACGCATTTTATGATCTTATACATGTTATACACGCGCTTGGGACTCTCCGGGATCAGATCCCTGAGTTCCGGGTCCACCCTCGCGGGATCATCGGTAGGCTCCAGCCGAGGCGGCTTTTCCCGAAAGTTCTGCGGAAGAAACGACAGAAGTTCCCGCACCATCTGGATGACTTCCTCGTCATCTTTTCCCTTGAAGTGGGCGACTCCGCTGAGACTCGTATGAGTTCCGGCGCCTCCGAGCTTTTCGGTGGTAACATCTTCATGACATACGGCCTTGACCACTTGCGGACCGGTTATGAACATGTACGACGACGTCTCCACCATGAAGATGAAGTCGGTCAGGGCCGGCGAGTAGACGGCACCCCCGGCGCAGGGCCCCATAATCACGGAGATCTGGGGGATGACCCCGGAAGACAACACGTTTCTCATGAAAATATTACCGTAGCCCGCGAGACTCGTAACACCTTCCTGGATACGAGCCCCTCCTGAATCCTGGAGACCGATCAGAGGACAACCGTTTTTCTGTGCAAGATCCTGGACTTTACAGATCTTGTTGGCGTGGGCCAGGCTGAGAGATCCACCCAGGACCGTAAAATCCTGGGCGAACACGAACACCTTCCTCCCATCAATCGCGCCGTGTCCGATAACCACCCCGTCTCCGGGAAAGCGCTTCGTATCCAGGCCGAAGTCCGTCGATGTGTGATATACAAACCTGTCCAACTCTTCGAACGTACCTGCATCCAGAAGTTTGGCCAGCCGTTCGCGCGCCGTCAGTTTGCTCTTATTATGCTGCTCGTCTATCCTGGCCTGACCACCTCCTAATTCCGCTTGTACTGTTTTTTCCTCAAGTAGTTTGAACTTATCTTCGTTAGCCATCTGTCCCCCCAGCATTGAAACCGCAAAAATAAGGCCGCTGTCGACGAATCCGCCTCAACCCTTCCTGCTTCCTGCTTCAGGTTTCGAGTATACCGTCCCTTCCCGGAGTCGCACTTGTCGGAAATCCGGGATTTTCCTCCCGGCCTCGACGTTCGAACCGCTTACAGAAGTGCGTACGATGCACACCTTCCAGCGCCAAACCAACATCGCGCCAAACCCCGGCGCGATGTTGGTTTGATGGATCCCGAGCCTTAATTACGGTCGTTCGAGCGTCATGGCGAATCCCATACCGCCACCAATGCACAACGTGGCCAGGGACTTCTTCAGGTTATTCTTCCGCATCTCATCCGCAGCCGCGTAAACGATTCGGCCGCCGGTGCAACCAATGGGATGGCCGATGGAGATTCCGCCGCCTTTGACATTCGTTTTACTCCAGTCCAATCCCAATTCGCGGATACAGGCCAGGGCCTGAGAAGCAAACGCTTCATTCAGTTCGATGACATCCAGATCGTCGATCTTCCAGCCCGCCTTCTTCATCGCAAGATGGACGGCGGGGATCACGCCCAATCCCATGTAGGCGGGATCGATGGCTCCGGCGGAGTATGATCGAATGACGGCCATGGGTTTGAGACCCAGTTCCTTGGCTTTTTCCCCGGACATGACCAGGACAGCCGCGGCGGCGTCGTTGATACCGGAAGCATTAGCCGCGGTTACCGAGCCGTCTTTCTTGAAAAATGGTTTGAGTTTGCCCATTTTTTCCATGGTTGTATCCATGGGACGTTCATCCGTATCCACTACAATAGGATCGCCTTTCTTTTGCGGAATCCTGACCGGCACGATCTGATCTTTAAACGCACCCGATGTGATCGCGGCTCGCGCCCTCTGATGGCTCTCGAATCCCAGCCTGTCCTGATCTTCTCTGGAAATGCCGTACTTCTCTACGATGTTTTCGGCTGTGACACCCATATGATAGCCATAATACAATTCCCAGAGGCCGTCATGAACCATCAAATCAACGGCCGCGGCGTCAAACATCCGCGCACCTTCCCTCAACGCGGGCAACGCATAGGGGATTTGACTCATGTTTTCCATACCGCCCGCCACGATCACGTCGGCATCACCCGCTTTAATGGCCTGGGCGGCCAAGGCGATGGCCTTGATACCGGACGCACATACTTTATTCACGGTCATTGCCGGCGTTTCTTTGGGCAACCCCGCATAGATCGTCGCCTGCCGGGCCGGGTTCTGGCCCTGTCCGGCCTGCACCACGTTGCCCATGATCACTTCGTCTACGACGACTTCCCTGGCGCCTTCATCCCATTGGCGATACTTCTCTTCCAGTTCAATAACCTTGATGGGTTTCAGCTTTTCCGGCGCATGCTTGACCATATCCGGAACTGGAGCCGGCTTGAGCCCCGCGCGCTTGATGGCCTCGCGGATACACATAGCTCCAAGTTGGGCGGCCGGAATATCCTTCAGACCTCCTTGGAAATTACCTACCGCAGTTCGGGCGCCACTCACGATTACAGCATCTCTCATTGAACTTACCCCCTTTTGTTGGTTTTACACTATTCAACCACAGGCACCAGAAGTTGGATGCCAGTAACTTAGGTAAGCTACAGAACCGCTTTCTGACTAGAATCAGAATCCTTCTGATTGGAATCCGGAAGAAGCAATCGATGAATCCGGTAACCTGACACTAACCACGGAAATGGCG
The genomic region above belongs to Deltaproteobacteria bacterium and contains:
- a CDS encoding AMP-binding protein, whose protein sequence is MNVADGLRLNSWQYPDKAAAVYEGKRVSYLELNTRANQLAHAMKARGFKRQDKVSIIMYNNTEFLEIYHGLARIGVISVPVNFRLVPSEISYVVNNSDSTGVIVGLELFDKLEIDSLNNVKKENIFVVAPKDKTPEGFKNYEELLEGQPGHEPSDAAISEEDIFFFGYTSGTTGFPKGAMNTQRGILDIIKNVFVRTAGKEHIDLTQRVLLAIIPICHSNSVWATLITFWCGGTNVIMPSGRFDPEKVLQLITDEKVTTTSMVPTMISRILELPEALKAKYDMSSLSSLGSSSAPLLTKTKEAALEFFRNARFSEGYGSTETGALTTLRHKDQRRKVRSIGLPNPGIEIKLLDEEGNEVKEPFKQGTLWAKARSAFIGYYKDPDKTRDAIHGEWATAGDIAYVDDEGYYYLADRKHDMIISGGENVYPAEIEEVIMNLPSVSEVAVIGVPHPDFGEEVKALVIRKEGASLTEQEVLEHCKKHLAGYKRPRSVEFRDDFPRTATGKVLKRLIREPYWKGQERSI
- a CDS encoding acyl-CoA carboxylase subunit beta → MANEDKFKLLEEKTVQAELGGGQARIDEQHNKSKLTARERLAKLLDAGTFEELDRFVYHTSTDFGLDTKRFPGDGVVIGHGAIDGRKVFVFAQDFTVLGGSLSLAHANKICKVQDLAQKNGCPLIGLQDSGGARIQEGVTSLAGYGNIFMRNVLSSGVIPQISVIMGPCAGGAVYSPALTDFIFMVETSSYMFITGPQVVKAVCHEDVTTEKLGGAGTHTSLSGVAHFKGKDDEEVIQMVRELLSFLPQNFREKPPRLEPTDDPARVDPELRDLIPESPKRVYNMYKIIKCVADGQHFFEVHKHYARNMIVGFARLNGHAVGILANQPNVAAGCLDINASVKGARFVRFCDCFNIPIITFTDVPGFLPGTQQEYGGIIKHGAKLIYAYCEATVPKITVITRKAYGGAYIVMSSKHLWGDINFAYPTAEIAVMGPEGAVGIVFRKEIQSAENPEQKELELIEEYRSKFATPYQAAMHGYVDEVIFPEQTRVKLIKALEALQNKRDRMPEKKHDNLPI
- a CDS encoding acetyl-CoA C-acetyltransferase, with the protein product MRDAVIVSGARTAVGNFQGGLKDIPAAQLGAMCIREAIKRAGLKPAPVPDMVKHAPEKLKPIKVIELEEKYRQWDEGAREVVVDEVIMGNVVQAGQGQNPARQATIYAGLPKETPAMTVNKVCASGIKAIALAAQAIKAGDADVIVAGGMENMSQIPYALPALREGARMFDAAAVDLMVHDGLWELYYGYHMGVTAENIVEKYGISREDQDRLGFESHQRARAAITSGAFKDQIVPVRIPQKKGDPIVVDTDERPMDTTMEKMGKLKPFFKKDGSVTAANASGINDAAAAVLVMSGEKAKELGLKPMAVIRSYSAGAIDPAYMGLGVIPAVHLAMKKAGWKIDDLDVIELNEAFASQALACIRELGLDWSKTNVKGGGISIGHPIGCTGGRIVYAAADEMRKNNLKKSLATLCIGGGMGFAMTLERP